Proteins encoded together in one Pantoea sp. CCBC3-3-1 window:
- a CDS encoding phosphoglycolate phosphatase, translated as MAHFTNIRALAFDLDGTLIDSAPGLAGAVDAALGALNLPAAGIERVSTWIGNGADVLIERALTWALGHQPSGDLLRDARVLLDKHYAMTVKEGSKLFPQVKEGLALLAAKGLPMAIVTNKPTPFVAPLLQSLGIDSYFSLIIGGDDVAAKKPHPAPLFMVLGKFGLLPSELLFIGDSRNDIQAAQAAGTPCVGLSYGYNYGEPIANSNPDLVLDHFNDLLPATGL; from the coding sequence ATGGCTCATTTCACTAATATTCGCGCGCTGGCCTTTGATCTGGACGGCACGCTGATTGACAGCGCGCCAGGTCTGGCGGGTGCCGTGGACGCGGCGCTGGGCGCATTAAACTTACCCGCTGCCGGTATTGAACGCGTATCAACCTGGATTGGTAACGGTGCCGATGTGTTGATTGAACGGGCGCTGACGTGGGCGCTGGGTCATCAGCCTTCCGGCGATCTGCTGCGGGATGCTCGCGTGCTGCTGGATAAGCATTATGCGATGACCGTGAAAGAGGGCAGCAAGCTGTTTCCGCAGGTGAAAGAAGGCCTGGCTCTGCTTGCAGCGAAAGGGCTGCCAATGGCGATTGTCACCAACAAACCAACGCCGTTTGTCGCTCCCTTGTTGCAGTCGCTTGGCATTGACAGCTATTTCTCGCTGATTATCGGCGGTGACGACGTGGCGGCGAAAAAACCGCATCCGGCACCGCTGTTTATGGTGCTGGGCAAGTTTGGCCTGCTGCCGTCAGAACTGCTGTTTATCGGCGATTCGCGTAATGATATTCAGGCCGCGCAGGCTGCGGGAACGCCCTGCGTGGGCCTGAGCTACGGCTATAACTACGGTGAGCCGATTGCCAACAGCAACCCCGATCTCGTACTCGACCATTTTAACGATTTGTTGCCCGCCACCGGGCTGTAA
- the rpe gene encoding ribulose-phosphate 3-epimerase, with translation MKKFLLAPSILSADFARLGEDTAKALAAGGDVVHFDVMDNHYVPNLTMGPMVLKALRDYGITAPIDVHLMVKPVDRLIPDFAKAGASYITFHPEASEHVDRTLQLIKEHGCKAGLVFNPATSLSYLEYVMDKVDVVLLMSVNPGFGGQSFIPGTLDKLRQVRKLIDQSGYDIRLEVDGGVKVENIGEIAAAGADMFVAGSAIFGQPDYKKVIDDMRTELEKSRHGSFH, from the coding sequence ATGAAAAAGTTTTTGCTAGCCCCATCAATTTTGTCTGCAGATTTTGCCCGCCTGGGTGAAGACACGGCCAAAGCGCTGGCTGCCGGAGGCGATGTCGTACATTTCGACGTGATGGATAATCACTACGTTCCCAATCTGACCATGGGGCCGATGGTACTAAAAGCGCTGCGTGACTACGGCATTACCGCTCCCATTGATGTGCATCTGATGGTTAAACCCGTGGATCGTCTGATCCCTGACTTCGCCAAAGCGGGCGCCTCTTACATCACTTTTCATCCCGAAGCCTCTGAGCATGTTGACCGCACGCTACAGCTGATCAAAGAACACGGCTGTAAAGCCGGGCTGGTTTTCAATCCGGCAACCTCGCTTAGCTATCTTGAATATGTGATGGATAAAGTCGATGTGGTGCTGCTGATGTCGGTCAACCCAGGCTTTGGCGGACAGTCATTTATTCCAGGAACACTGGATAAATTGCGTCAGGTCCGGAAACTGATCGATCAAAGCGGCTACGATATCCGCCTTGAAGTGGACGGCGGCGTGAAAGTGGAAAATATTGGCGAAATCGCGGCGGCGGGTGCCGACATGTTTGTTGCAGGGTCGGCCATTTTTGGTCAGCCTGATTACAAAAAAGTGATTGATGATATGCGTACTGAACTGGAGAAATCGCGCCATGGCTCATTTCACTAA
- the dam gene encoding adenine-specific DNA-methyltransferase, protein MKKNRAFLKWAGGKFPLLDDIQRHLPEGDCLIEPFVGAGSVFLNTHFPRYVLADINSDLINLYNIVKNRVDEFVADARELFTSEANEAEFYYARRFEFNRCTDPYRRGVLFLYLNRHCYNGLCRYNLSGEFNVPFGRYRKPYFPQDELYWFSERAQNATFVCESYDVTLSRASQGSVVYCDPPYAPLSATANFTAYHTNSFSLLQQQHLAELAVKLARESRIPVLISNHDTPLTREWYQAAQQLHQIKARRSISRNGSGRTQVNELLALFTGD, encoded by the coding sequence ATGAAAAAAAATCGCGCTTTTTTGAAATGGGCGGGTGGTAAATTCCCGCTTCTTGATGATATCCAACGTCATTTACCTGAAGGGGACTGTCTGATCGAGCCTTTTGTTGGCGCGGGATCCGTATTTCTGAATACCCATTTCCCACGCTACGTGCTGGCCGATATCAACAGTGACCTGATCAACCTCTACAACATCGTCAAAAATCGCGTCGACGAGTTCGTTGCCGATGCCCGCGAGTTGTTTACCAGCGAGGCAAACGAGGCTGAGTTTTACTACGCCCGTCGCTTTGAGTTTAATCGTTGCACCGATCCGTATCGTCGCGGCGTGCTGTTTCTGTACCTGAACCGCCACTGCTACAATGGACTTTGCCGCTACAATTTAAGCGGTGAATTTAACGTGCCTTTTGGTCGCTATCGTAAGCCCTATTTTCCTCAGGACGAACTTTACTGGTTCTCCGAGCGGGCGCAAAACGCCACCTTTGTCTGTGAATCATACGATGTTACCCTGAGCAGAGCGTCGCAAGGCTCGGTCGTTTATTGCGATCCACCCTATGCGCCGCTGTCGGCCACGGCGAATTTTACCGCCTACCACACCAACAGTTTCAGCCTGTTGCAGCAGCAGCATCTGGCCGAGCTGGCGGTAAAGCTGGCGCGTGAAAGCCGGATCCCGGTGTTGATTTCCAATCATGACACGCCGCTGACGCGCGAATGGTATCAGGCGGCACAGCAGCTGCATCAGATCAAGGCGCGACGTTCTATCAGTCGCAACGGTAGCGGACGAACCCAGGTTAATGAACTGCTGGCGCTGTTTACCGGCGACTGA
- a CDS encoding SPOR domain-containing protein, which produces MDEFKPEDELKPDTSDRRPQRSRKTSSAPKVPVSRQHMMMGVGILVLLLIVVGIGSTLTSSDKKESQNAGQTPATSGSGNDIDLSGSSSMSGQSGTQAPAETPAPDASSNTAASSPEELSAPPISSTPTQAQPVQTPAGQQRVELPGDLNNALSNQQNQVDAAAQGADNTSSLPTAPATVTAGSRPVAAQPAAQPAPHQNKPAVTHKTVTKPVAKESVHKNTPVKASSPAASAPASTASSAVTGGNYTLQLSSASRSDTLNAWAKKQGLGSYHVYKTTRNGEAWYVLVSGSYATPADAKRAVASLPADVRAKNPWVKPVSQVKKESAN; this is translated from the coding sequence ATGGACGAGTTTAAACCGGAAGATGAGTTAAAGCCTGACACCAGCGATCGCCGTCCTCAGCGATCCCGTAAAACGTCTTCTGCCCCCAAAGTCCCGGTTTCGCGCCAGCACATGATGATGGGCGTGGGCATCCTGGTTCTGCTGCTGATTGTGGTGGGTATTGGCTCCACGCTGACCTCCTCAGATAAGAAAGAGAGTCAGAATGCCGGGCAAACACCCGCAACCTCCGGCAGCGGCAACGATATCGATCTTTCAGGCTCCTCTTCAATGAGCGGTCAGTCTGGCACGCAAGCGCCAGCCGAAACCCCTGCGCCTGACGCCAGCAGCAACACGGCTGCGTCCAGCCCAGAGGAACTCAGCGCGCCGCCAATTTCTTCTACGCCAACGCAGGCTCAGCCGGTTCAGACGCCAGCGGGTCAGCAGCGTGTTGAATTACCGGGGGATCTTAACAATGCGCTGTCTAACCAGCAGAACCAGGTTGATGCCGCCGCGCAGGGTGCTGATAACACCAGTTCGCTGCCAACGGCGCCCGCGACGGTAACGGCGGGGAGTCGTCCAGTGGCGGCTCAGCCAGCGGCCCAGCCTGCTCCGCATCAGAATAAACCTGCTGTAACGCACAAAACGGTGACTAAGCCAGTTGCGAAAGAAAGCGTTCATAAAAATACGCCGGTAAAAGCATCGTCGCCAGCCGCATCCGCGCCTGCTTCGACGGCTTCTTCCGCTGTAACCGGCGGAAATTACACCTTGCAGTTGAGCAGCGCTTCCCGCTCCGATACGCTGAACGCCTGGGCGAAAAAACAGGGGCTTGGCAGCTACCACGTATATAAAACCACGCGCAACGGCGAAGCCTGGTATGTGCTGGTCAGTGGTTCTTACGCCACGCCAGCTGATGCGAAGCGTGCTGTAGCCTCGTTGCCAGCGGATGTTCGCGCAAAAAATCCGTGGGTTAAACCTGTAAGCCAGGTTAAGAAAGAGTCGGCTAACTGA
- the aroB gene encoding 3-dehydroquinate synthase, producing MEKITVTLGERSYPITIAAGLFNDPASFWPLKAGDRAMLVTNQTLAPLYLEPLRQQLEKAGVEVDQVILPDGEQYKTLAVMDQVFTALLEKPHGRDTTLIALGGGVIGDLTGFAAASYQRGVRFIQVPTTLLSQVDSSVGGKTAVNHPLGKNMIGAFYQPASVVIDIDCLNTLPARELASGLAEVIKYGIILDGEFFSWLEENMDALLALDGKALAYCIRRCCELKAEVVAADEREMGQRALLNLGHTYGHAIEAHMGYGNWLHGEAVAAGMVMAARTAERLGEFSSQDTDRIITLLKRAGLPVAGPESMAAEDYLPHMLRDKKVLAGELRLVLPLAIGRSCVRSGVGHDRVLAAINDCQQSV from the coding sequence ATGGAGAAGATTACCGTCACTTTGGGGGAACGCAGTTACCCCATTACCATTGCTGCCGGACTGTTTAACGATCCGGCTTCTTTTTGGCCGCTTAAGGCGGGCGATCGGGCCATGCTGGTGACAAACCAGACCCTGGCCCCCCTCTATCTTGAACCTTTGCGCCAGCAGCTGGAAAAAGCGGGTGTGGAGGTAGACCAGGTGATCCTGCCGGACGGCGAGCAGTATAAAACGCTGGCGGTAATGGATCAGGTCTTTACCGCGCTGCTGGAAAAACCTCACGGTCGCGACACGACCCTGATTGCCTTAGGTGGTGGGGTCATTGGCGATCTGACCGGTTTTGCCGCAGCGAGCTATCAACGTGGCGTGCGCTTTATCCAAGTGCCAACCACGCTCCTTTCTCAGGTGGATTCTTCGGTTGGAGGAAAAACCGCCGTGAATCATCCCCTGGGCAAGAACATGATTGGCGCGTTCTATCAGCCTGCTTCCGTTGTGATCGATATCGACTGCCTGAACACACTCCCTGCGCGCGAGCTGGCTTCGGGCCTGGCTGAAGTCATCAAGTACGGCATCATTCTTGACGGCGAGTTTTTTAGCTGGCTGGAAGAGAATATGGATGCGCTGCTGGCGCTTGACGGTAAAGCCCTGGCGTATTGCATCCGTCGATGCTGCGAGCTAAAAGCGGAAGTGGTTGCTGCCGATGAACGTGAAATGGGCCAGCGTGCGCTGCTGAACCTGGGCCACACCTATGGTCATGCGATCGAAGCGCATATGGGCTACGGTAACTGGCTGCATGGTGAGGCCGTTGCGGCCGGAATGGTCATGGCTGCGCGTACCGCTGAGCGGCTGGGCGAATTCTCCTCGCAGGATACCGACAGAATTATTACCTTGCTGAAGCGGGCAGGGTTGCCGGTAGCCGGTCCGGAGAGCATGGCAGCAGAAGACTATTTGCCGCATATGCTGCGCGATAAAAAAGTGCTTGCTGGCGAGCTGCGTCTGGTCTTGCCACTGGCTATAGGTCGCTCCTGTGTACGCAGCGGCGTTGGACACGATCGGGTTCTGGCGGCAATTAACGATTGCCAACAGTCGGTTTAA
- the aroK gene encoding shikimate kinase AroK — protein sequence MAEKRNIFLVGPMGAGKSTIGRQLAQQLNMEFFDSDQEIERRTGADVGWVFDVEGEEGFRDREEKIINELTEKQGIVLATGGGSVKSRETRNRLSARGVVVYLETTIEKQLARTQRDKKRPLLQVESPPREVLEALADERNPLYEEIADVTIRTDDQSAKVVANQIINMLEKS from the coding sequence ATGGCAGAGAAACGCAATATCTTTCTGGTTGGGCCTATGGGTGCCGGCAAAAGCACTATTGGGCGTCAGTTAGCTCAGCAACTCAATATGGAATTTTTCGATTCCGATCAAGAAATTGAGCGACGTACCGGAGCGGATGTGGGCTGGGTATTCGACGTCGAAGGCGAAGAAGGCTTCCGCGATCGCGAAGAAAAAATCATCAACGAACTTACCGAAAAGCAAGGCATCGTGCTGGCTACCGGTGGAGGTTCCGTTAAATCACGTGAAACGCGCAATCGTCTTTCTGCTCGCGGCGTCGTGGTGTATCTGGAAACAACCATTGAGAAGCAGCTGGCGCGTACGCAGCGTGATAAAAAGCGTCCTCTGTTGCAGGTGGAATCTCCGCCGCGCGAGGTGCTGGAAGCGCTGGCGGATGAACGTAATCCGCTTTATGAAGAGATTGCCGACGTGACGATCCGTACCGATGACCAGAGTGCTAAAGTGGTCGCGAATCAAATTATCAACATGTTGGAAAAGAGCTGA
- the hofQ gene encoding DNA uptake porin HofQ, with protein sequence MKIQLLKTMLLLLLLRLPLLHGSPQPLSLAFDDAPVGQILQALADYQQLNLLVAPGVEGKLSVRLQEIPWQQALTLVARMAKISIETEGNVLLAYPESWQREKALEQQQKQEEAEKSQPLQTLALTLQYADASTIHTSLKALRSQLMTPRGSVTVDTRTNTLLLRDTHTALEETRRWVATLDIPLEQVELAAHIVTINEESLRELGVQWGMSSEEQISQALRVSQLRVDLPVATPAMTAGFTLARLNGKLLDLELSALEQENKVEIIASPRLFTSHQQPASIKQGTEIPYEVASGSNGSTTIEFKEAVLGMEVTPVIQPNGRIMLKLHLSQNVPGSTMRSGEGEYIAIDKQEIETQVTLKDGQTLALGGIFQQHSAKGQSKVPVLGDVPLLGALFRHTTTEQKRRELVIFITPRLIRDE encoded by the coding sequence ATGAAAATTCAGCTCTTGAAAACGATGTTGCTGTTGCTGCTGTTACGCCTGCCGTTGCTCCATGGCAGCCCACAACCGCTCTCACTGGCGTTCGATGATGCGCCGGTCGGTCAGATATTGCAGGCGCTGGCCGATTACCAACAGCTAAACCTGCTGGTTGCGCCTGGGGTTGAAGGCAAACTCTCCGTCAGGTTACAGGAGATCCCCTGGCAACAGGCGCTAACGCTGGTGGCGCGAATGGCAAAAATCAGTATTGAAACAGAAGGCAACGTGTTGCTGGCATACCCGGAAAGCTGGCAGCGAGAGAAAGCGCTTGAACAGCAGCAAAAGCAGGAAGAGGCGGAAAAATCGCAGCCGCTGCAAACGCTGGCGTTAACGCTACAGTATGCGGATGCCAGCACCATTCATACCAGCCTGAAGGCCTTACGAAGCCAGCTAATGACGCCACGCGGCAGCGTTACGGTCGATACCCGTACCAATACTCTGCTGCTTCGTGATACGCATACCGCCCTGGAAGAGACGCGTCGCTGGGTCGCTACCCTGGACATCCCGCTGGAACAGGTAGAACTGGCCGCACATATCGTCACCATTAACGAAGAAAGCCTGCGGGAACTGGGCGTGCAGTGGGGCATGAGCAGCGAGGAACAGATCTCCCAGGCGCTAAGGGTCAGTCAGCTGCGGGTCGATCTGCCCGTTGCCACCCCGGCAATGACCGCAGGTTTTACCCTTGCCCGACTTAACGGCAAGCTGCTCGATTTGGAACTGAGCGCGCTGGAGCAGGAAAACAAAGTAGAAATTATTGCCAGCCCGAGACTGTTTACATCGCATCAGCAGCCCGCCAGCATCAAGCAGGGAACCGAAATCCCTTATGAGGTGGCCAGCGGCAGTAATGGCAGCACCACAATAGAGTTTAAAGAGGCGGTTTTAGGGATGGAGGTCACGCCGGTCATCCAGCCTAATGGGCGAATAATGCTGAAACTGCATCTCAGCCAGAATGTGCCTGGCAGCACAATGCGCAGCGGCGAAGGAGAATATATCGCTATTGATAAGCAGGAAATCGAAACACAGGTTACGCTCAAAGACGGGCAAACGCTGGCGCTCGGCGGCATTTTTCAGCAGCATAGTGCAAAGGGACAAAGCAAGGTGCCTGTGCTGGGCGATGTTCCTCTGTTGGGGGCGCTTTTTCGTCACACGACCACGGAGCAAAAACGGCGGGAGCTGGTCATCTTCATCACCCCAAGGCTGATTCGTGATGAATAA